One window of the Labilibaculum sp. genome contains the following:
- a CDS encoding ATP-dependent DNA helicase RecQ, which produces MDRFNGILKKYWGYAGFRPLQDEIIKSVAEGKDTLGLMPTGGGKSLTFQIPALAMEGICLVVSPLIALMKDQVQNLKDKGIKAELLYSGLTPKEIEIILNKCLFGNIKFLYVSPERIGSDLFQVKLRQMNVCLIAVDESHCISQWGYDFRPAYLKIKHLRELLPEVPILALTATATPDVVNDIQDKLGFKNKNVFRKSFERRNLIYLVREVEDKKRYLLKIFSKQSGSSVVYVRTRKRCKELAEFLKTNNIKAEYYHAGLSNEVKDFRQGRWKRGIFQVMVATNAFGMGIDKADVRTVVHMDLPDSLEAYFQEAGRAGRDGKKAFAVLLYSKPDRVQLLKRVSTSFPEKDTIKRVYQSVGNFLQVAEGAGKDAVFDFDLALFCQNFKLNVLQAFNSLKVLQRAGYLELTDDLEHESRIHFRIERDNLYKFQVANKDFDAFIKVLLRSFTGLFTDFVPVNIDLLAKRTKTSKDLIIFYLKELSKYRVIQYIPRKKTPFIIYTQERLPLNFIKFTADVYQDRKENLSQKINAVINYAETTTICRSKYLLEYFGQGHAPECGQCDICREAAGNNLSKDEFANIYNEICAALGKKTLCIDEIIKVSKHSEESVLEVIRFLKDNEEVESLDGNCIRWIYF; this is translated from the coding sequence ATGGATCGTTTTAACGGGATTCTAAAAAAATATTGGGGTTATGCAGGTTTTCGACCTTTGCAGGATGAGATTATAAAATCTGTTGCTGAAGGAAAGGATACGCTTGGTTTGATGCCAACAGGAGGAGGGAAGTCTTTGACTTTTCAGATTCCTGCATTGGCGATGGAAGGGATATGCCTTGTTGTTTCTCCTTTAATCGCTCTAATGAAAGATCAGGTTCAAAACCTAAAAGACAAAGGCATCAAGGCTGAGCTTTTGTATTCCGGATTGACACCGAAAGAAATTGAAATCATCCTGAACAAGTGTTTATTTGGAAATATTAAGTTTCTGTATGTATCGCCCGAGCGAATAGGTTCAGATTTATTTCAAGTAAAATTAAGGCAAATGAACGTTTGTCTGATTGCAGTTGATGAATCGCATTGTATATCGCAATGGGGTTATGATTTTCGGCCAGCGTATTTAAAAATCAAACACTTGCGGGAGTTGCTTCCCGAAGTGCCAATTTTGGCTTTAACGGCCACGGCAACGCCTGATGTAGTTAATGATATTCAGGATAAATTGGGATTTAAGAATAAGAATGTTTTTCGTAAGAGTTTTGAACGCAGGAATTTAATTTACCTGGTTAGGGAGGTTGAAGATAAAAAGAGATATCTGCTAAAAATATTTAGTAAGCAGAGTGGTAGTTCGGTTGTATATGTCCGAACTAGAAAAAGGTGTAAGGAATTAGCCGAATTTTTAAAAACAAATAATATTAAGGCGGAATATTATCATGCCGGCTTATCAAATGAGGTGAAGGATTTTCGTCAGGGCAGATGGAAAAGGGGCATTTTTCAGGTGATGGTTGCGACCAATGCTTTCGGAATGGGAATTGATAAAGCCGATGTGAGAACCGTAGTTCATATGGATTTGCCTGATTCGCTGGAAGCTTATTTTCAGGAGGCTGGTCGTGCAGGCCGCGATGGCAAAAAAGCCTTTGCTGTATTACTGTACTCGAAACCGGACAGAGTGCAATTGTTGAAACGGGTTTCTACTTCTTTTCCTGAAAAAGACACGATCAAAAGAGTGTATCAGTCGGTGGGGAACTTTTTGCAGGTTGCAGAAGGGGCTGGAAAGGATGCCGTTTTCGATTTCGATTTAGCCTTGTTCTGCCAGAATTTCAAATTAAATGTGCTTCAGGCTTTTAATAGTTTAAAGGTTTTGCAAAGAGCTGGATATTTAGAGCTTACTGATGATTTGGAGCACGAATCAAGAATACATTTTCGAATTGAAAGAGATAATTTGTATAAATTTCAAGTAGCAAATAAAGATTTTGATGCGTTTATAAAAGTTCTTCTTCGGTCTTTTACTGGTTTGTTTACCGATTTTGTTCCTGTTAATATCGATTTGTTGGCAAAACGGACAAAAACATCTAAGGACTTAATTATTTTTTATTTGAAAGAATTATCTAAATACAGGGTGATTCAATACATTCCCAGAAAAAAGACACCATTCATAATTTATACTCAGGAACGATTACCGCTTAATTTTATAAAGTTTACTGCGGATGTTTATCAGGATCGAAAGGAAAATTTATCTCAGAAAATTAATGCGGTAATTAACTACGCTGAAACAACGACAATCTGTCGTTCGAAATATTTATTGGAGTATTTCGGACAAGGGCACGCTCCTGAATGCGGGCAATGTGATATTTGCAGGGAGGCCGCAGGAAATAACTTAAGCAAGGACGAGTTTGCTAATATTTATAATGAAATTTGCGCCGCATTGGGCAAGAAAACTTTATGTATTGATGAGATTATTAAAGTGTCGAAACACTCAGAAGAATCGGTTTTGGAGGTGATTCGCTTTTTGAAAGACAATGAAGAAGTTGAGTCCCTGGATGGTAATTGTATTCGTTGGATCTACTTTTAA
- the guaB gene encoding IMP dehydrogenase, whose protein sequence is MSFVSDKIISDGLTFDDVLLVPAYSEVLPRDVNLKTRFTRNITLNTPIVSAAMDTVTESALAISIAREGGIGVIHKNMSIKSQAKQVMTVKRAENGMIYDPITIASYKTVKDALALMKEFKIGGIPVVESDKSLKGIVTNRDLRFELDMDRPISEIMTKENLVTTSVSTDLEKAAAILQAYKIEKLPVIDSDNKLIGLVTYKDITKAKDKPLACKDEKGRLRVAAAVGVSGDTLDRIEALVHANADAIIIDTAHGHTKGVADLLKIAKKRFPDMQFVVGNIATPEAALFLVEAGADAVKVGIGPGSICTTRVIAGVGVPQLTAIYEIAKALEGTGVPVIADGGLRYSGDIVKAIAAGADSIMAGSLFAGVEESPGETIIYNGRKFKSYRGMGSIEAMQQGSKDRYFQDAEDDIKKLVPEGIVARVPYKGTLYEVIYQLVGGLRAGMGYCGAPNIEALHNAKFVKITASGMAESHPHDVAITREAPNYSR, encoded by the coding sequence ATGTCATTTGTATCTGATAAAATTATTTCTGACGGCCTGACTTTTGATGATGTACTTTTAGTTCCTGCGTACTCGGAAGTATTACCCAGAGATGTAAATCTAAAAACCCGTTTCACCCGTAACATTACTCTGAACACTCCAATTGTATCAGCTGCAATGGATACTGTAACCGAATCGGCTTTAGCCATCTCTATTGCCCGTGAAGGTGGGATTGGCGTTATCCACAAAAATATGAGTATTAAATCTCAGGCCAAACAGGTTATGACTGTGAAGAGAGCAGAAAATGGGATGATTTATGATCCTATCACTATTGCTTCCTACAAAACAGTTAAAGATGCATTAGCATTGATGAAAGAATTTAAAATTGGCGGCATTCCTGTTGTCGAATCAGACAAATCATTAAAAGGTATTGTAACCAATCGTGATCTTCGTTTCGAGTTGGATATGGATCGCCCTATTTCTGAAATAATGACCAAAGAAAATCTGGTGACGACTTCGGTTTCAACCGACCTCGAAAAGGCTGCAGCAATTCTTCAGGCCTATAAAATTGAGAAATTACCAGTAATTGATTCCGACAATAAATTAATTGGTCTGGTTACTTATAAAGATATCACCAAAGCAAAAGACAAGCCTTTGGCATGTAAAGATGAAAAAGGGAGACTGAGAGTAGCCGCTGCTGTAGGTGTTTCCGGCGATACTCTCGACAGAATTGAAGCATTGGTGCATGCAAATGCCGATGCAATTATTATCGATACAGCTCACGGACACACAAAAGGTGTAGCCGATCTGCTTAAAATTGCGAAAAAAAGATTTCCCGACATGCAGTTTGTTGTTGGAAACATTGCAACTCCTGAAGCCGCTTTATTTTTAGTTGAAGCAGGTGCTGATGCTGTAAAAGTTGGGATTGGTCCTGGTTCTATTTGCACCACACGTGTAATTGCAGGTGTTGGTGTTCCTCAGCTTACCGCGATTTATGAAATTGCAAAAGCCCTTGAAGGAACAGGTGTTCCTGTTATTGCAGATGGTGGTTTACGTTACTCCGGTGATATTGTAAAAGCAATTGCTGCCGGTGCAGATTCAATTATGGCAGGTTCTTTATTTGCCGGTGTTGAAGAATCTCCGGGAGAAACGATCATTTACAATGGTCGTAAATTTAAATCATACCGAGGTATGGGATCCATTGAAGCCATGCAGCAAGGATCAAAAGACCGCTACTTTCAGGATGCTGAAGATGATATTAAAAAATTAGTTCCGGAAGGAATTGTAGCCCGTGTACCTTATAAAGGAACTCTTTATGAAGTTATCTATCAATTGGTAGGCGGACTAAGAGCCGGAATGGGTTATTGTGGTGCTCCTAATATCGAAGCACTTCACAATGCTAAATTTGTAAAAATAACTGCTTCGGGAATGGCAGAAAGTCATCCTCATGATGTTGCAATTACCCGCGAAGCTCCAAATTACAGCAGATAG
- a CDS encoding peptidylprolyl isomerase, with protein sequence MKRVFFYLSIILCCQMASFGQSHPTDTLFTINNTPFSSQEFKELYQANNQLSIEEALDLYILFQVKLAEAKKLKIDTLPEVKHELQINRDIALNSFLYPTVITEEKTQEAFNRIQYFLRARHILVKISKRANDTLPAYQKAQEIYLELLQGKSFEKTARKKSDDQSVKENHGELGYFTAFDMEYRFESAAYKLEIGEFSKPIRTKFGYHIIQILEKIPNPGKVKIRHILLDYQPENESEIKQKIDSLYTILMKGADFAQLAKNYSEDKRSAPSGGILPWFGLFETHPKIEKTAFQLKEIGEISKPVKTNFGYHILQLTDKKNYSSLDDCREEIQRLIASDSRSKLSTEELIAKIKKDYQFKENRELLSNFYSILDYAYADLWEPLFTIDGKEYTQEDFANYLSQQASKDIYENFIEYINRIYDNFSNNSILAFYKNQLLENNNDLINLIQNFENRVLVLGITKQKVWLPAKHNNKGLMEFYQNQINRYNNNVDFESIKQEVASDYKLYLKEVWENQLRKNYKIEISQSTLNKIVQQQND encoded by the coding sequence ATGAAGAGAGTATTCTTTTATCTATCGATAATTTTATGCTGCCAAATGGCAAGCTTTGGACAATCACATCCAACAGATACCCTTTTTACAATAAACAACACTCCTTTCTCTTCTCAGGAGTTTAAAGAACTATACCAAGCAAACAATCAGTTATCCATAGAAGAAGCTCTGGATCTTTACATCCTGTTTCAAGTAAAATTAGCCGAAGCAAAAAAATTAAAGATTGATACACTTCCCGAAGTAAAACACGAATTACAAATCAACAGAGACATTGCCCTTAACTCGTTTCTTTACCCTACCGTTATAACTGAAGAAAAAACTCAGGAAGCTTTCAATCGGATCCAGTATTTTCTTAGAGCGAGACATATTTTAGTGAAAATCAGCAAACGGGCCAACGATACACTTCCCGCTTATCAGAAAGCACAGGAAATTTACCTGGAACTGCTGCAAGGAAAATCATTTGAAAAAACGGCACGAAAAAAATCAGATGATCAATCTGTAAAAGAAAACCATGGAGAATTAGGTTATTTTACCGCATTCGACATGGAATATCGGTTTGAATCTGCGGCTTACAAATTGGAAATTGGCGAATTCTCAAAACCCATAAGAACGAAATTTGGGTATCATATTATTCAAATTCTGGAAAAAATACCAAATCCTGGAAAAGTAAAAATCAGACACATACTACTCGACTATCAACCTGAAAATGAATCGGAAATAAAACAAAAAATTGATTCGCTTTATACAATACTTATGAAAGGTGCTGATTTCGCACAATTAGCAAAAAATTATTCCGAAGATAAAAGATCAGCTCCATCAGGAGGCATTCTTCCTTGGTTCGGATTATTTGAAACACACCCGAAAATTGAAAAAACAGCATTTCAATTAAAAGAAATTGGAGAAATATCGAAACCCGTTAAAACCAATTTCGGATATCATATTTTACAATTAACCGATAAAAAAAACTACTCTTCATTAGACGATTGCAGAGAAGAAATTCAACGACTAATTGCATCAGATAGTCGTTCAAAACTAAGTACTGAAGAATTGATTGCTAAAATCAAAAAAGACTATCAATTTAAAGAAAACAGAGAGCTTCTTTCTAATTTTTATTCCATTTTAGATTATGCCTATGCTGATTTATGGGAGCCACTTTTCACAATAGACGGAAAGGAATATACCCAGGAAGATTTTGCAAACTATCTTAGCCAACAGGCATCTAAAGATATTTATGAAAATTTTATAGAATACATCAACCGAATTTACGATAATTTCTCAAACAATAGTATCTTAGCCTTTTACAAAAATCAGTTACTTGAGAACAATAACGATCTCATAAATCTGATTCAGAATTTTGAAAACAGAGTATTGGTTTTGGGCATTACAAAACAAAAAGTTTGGTTGCCGGCAAAACACAACAATAAAGGTTTGATGGAATTCTATCAAAACCAAATAAATAGATACAACAACAATGTTGATTTCGAAAGTATTAAACAAGAGGTTGCTTCAGATTACAAACTGTATTTAAAAGAAGTTTGGGAAAATCAATTGCGAAAAAATTACAAAATTGAAATCTCACAATCAACATTAAACAAAATAGTTCAACAACAAAATGACTAA
- a CDS encoding peptidylprolyl isomerase gives MHNIFKKFNTLLALILIGVFSANAQDNVVDKVIAVVGNQVVLKSDVENRFLSMQAQGYTSGSVDLKTEIFEDLLIQQLMIAQAQVDSIEVTDQEVEDQLQRKMEMYIQRIGSKEKLEQYFNKSIIDMKNDLRDDTRDERIKEKMQAEITKNIHITPAEVREFYNSIPQDSLPTIPGELQIQQLVKYPQVSDNEKDRIRTKLRGYRERVLNGDSFATLAVLYSEDPGSAQKGGELGYMPRSSLVTEFANVAFNLKTDKVSKIVETEFGFHIIQLIDRKGERINVRHILLKPKIEEAERTSAINKLDSIANLIREDKMDFAEAAFYFSDDEDTRNNGGLLVNPYTGASKFEKDNLPPAVSKTVNDLKLNEISSAFLDVTGGKDAYKVIKIKSETKAHKANLADDWSIFENMLTNQKQQKILNKWISEKQEKTYVHVDDTYKNAKFRFKGWIK, from the coding sequence ATGCATAACATTTTCAAGAAATTCAATACTCTTTTAGCCTTGATTTTAATTGGTGTTTTTTCTGCCAATGCTCAAGATAATGTGGTAGATAAAGTAATTGCTGTTGTTGGGAATCAAGTGGTTCTAAAATCGGATGTAGAAAACAGATTTTTAAGCATGCAAGCTCAGGGATACACTTCCGGGAGTGTTGATTTAAAGACTGAAATATTTGAAGATCTTTTGATTCAACAACTAATGATTGCTCAAGCGCAAGTTGATAGTATCGAGGTAACCGATCAGGAAGTTGAAGATCAGTTGCAACGCAAGATGGAAATGTATATTCAGCGCATCGGATCCAAAGAAAAACTGGAACAATATTTCAACAAAAGCATTATTGATATGAAAAACGATCTTCGCGACGATACCCGCGACGAACGTATAAAGGAAAAAATGCAGGCTGAAATCACAAAGAATATTCATATCACTCCTGCTGAAGTACGCGAATTTTACAATTCGATTCCTCAGGATAGCCTGCCAACTATTCCAGGAGAACTTCAAATTCAGCAACTCGTAAAATACCCTCAGGTTTCGGATAATGAAAAAGACAGAATCAGAACCAAGTTAAGAGGATATCGGGAAAGAGTTCTAAATGGCGATAGCTTTGCAACACTAGCAGTTCTTTATTCGGAAGATCCTGGAAGTGCACAAAAAGGCGGAGAGCTTGGATATATGCCACGATCCAGTTTGGTAACTGAATTTGCAAATGTTGCATTTAATTTAAAAACAGATAAAGTTTCGAAAATAGTTGAGACTGAATTTGGATTCCATATTATTCAACTAATAGATAGAAAAGGGGAACGCATCAATGTGCGTCATATACTTCTAAAACCGAAAATTGAAGAGGCTGAAAGAACCTCTGCCATTAATAAACTGGATAGTATTGCCAATTTAATTCGTGAGGACAAAATGGATTTTGCAGAGGCTGCCTTTTATTTCTCAGATGATGAAGATACCCGAAATAACGGGGGATTACTTGTAAATCCTTACACCGGAGCCTCTAAATTCGAAAAGGATAATTTACCTCCGGCAGTATCTAAAACTGTAAACGACCTTAAATTAAATGAAATATCTTCAGCTTTTCTGGATGTTACAGGAGGTAAGGATGCCTATAAGGTGATTAAAATAAAATCAGAAACAAAAGCACATAAAGCAAATTTAGCTGATGATTGGAGCATATTTGAAAATATGCTGACAAACCAGAAACAACAAAAAATTCTGAACAAATGGATTTCCGAGAAACAGGAAAAGACCTATGTTCATGTTGACGACACCTATAAAAATGCTAAATTCCGATTCAAAGGCTGGATAAAGTAA
- a CDS encoding MoxR family ATPase, whose product MNFKTEVEAANTLQADYQKLTAEIRKKIYGQDDIIKKVLISIFSNGHCLLVGVPGLAKTLLVNTIAQVLDLKYQRIQFTPDLMPSDIIGTEILNNDRKFNFIQGPLFANILLADEINRTPPKTQSALLEAMQEQMVTVNGKTYPIKKPFFVLATQNPIEQEGTYPLPEAQLDRFMFSIYLDYPKIEDELAIVENTTSGKEIALDKIMSAEQILYYQKLIQKVPINRNVLEYAVNLAAKTRPNTEHSHSMANEYINWGAGPRASQYLVIGAKTNALLSGKYSPDIEDVKEVAVSILRHRIMKNYKAEAEGISIENIIQELLK is encoded by the coding sequence ATGAATTTTAAAACTGAAGTTGAAGCCGCAAATACCCTGCAAGCAGATTACCAAAAACTAACTGCTGAAATCAGGAAAAAAATTTATGGCCAGGATGATATTATCAAAAAAGTATTAATCTCCATTTTTAGTAATGGACATTGCTTACTTGTTGGCGTTCCAGGATTAGCTAAAACACTCTTAGTGAACACAATAGCTCAGGTTCTCGATTTAAAATACCAGAGAATTCAGTTTACTCCCGACTTAATGCCTTCGGATATCATTGGTACTGAAATATTGAACAATGACAGAAAATTCAACTTTATTCAAGGTCCTTTGTTTGCAAATATTCTTCTTGCTGATGAAATAAACCGGACTCCTCCTAAAACTCAATCAGCACTTTTAGAAGCAATGCAGGAACAAATGGTTACTGTAAACGGTAAAACTTATCCGATTAAAAAGCCATTTTTTGTTCTCGCTACGCAGAATCCAATAGAGCAGGAAGGAACCTATCCCCTTCCCGAAGCACAATTGGATCGATTTATGTTTAGCATCTACCTTGATTATCCAAAAATTGAAGATGAGTTGGCAATTGTTGAAAACACAACTTCTGGCAAAGAAATTGCACTTGATAAAATAATGTCGGCGGAACAAATACTGTACTATCAGAAATTGATTCAGAAAGTCCCGATTAATAGAAATGTTTTGGAATATGCTGTTAACTTAGCAGCCAAAACAAGGCCAAACACAGAGCATTCTCATAGTATGGCCAACGAATACATTAATTGGGGAGCAGGCCCCAGAGCATCGCAATATTTAGTAATCGGGGCAAAAACCAACGCTTTGCTGTCAGGAAAATATTCTCCGGATATTGAAGATGTGAAAGAGGTTGCAGTATCAATTCTTCGACACAGAATCATGAAGAATTACAAAGCTGAAGCCGAAGGAATCAGTATTGAAAATATCATACAAGAACTATTAAAGTAA
- a CDS encoding OstA-like protein produces the protein MLSKANRYIFTLLTGIICLANLSSSAQKKSKVLIKNSDEVQFVRNSDPVLNKFLGNVFITHGDIKMYCDSAYQFEKLNTLEAFGNVHIINADTVHIYGDYLKYYGNTKFAELRNNVKLKNKSVTVTTQFLDFDMNESVGYYFNGGKIVDAENTLTSDIGRYYTKQELLFFKDSVKAVTTDYTLYSDTLKYNTVSKVAFILGPTKIVGEKETLYSEDGWYNTESNISQFFKNTTLDSKSYQIKGDSIYLDRNNELARIFNNVELRDTVNNLILKGNYLETFKNTEEALITDSAVFIQITDRDSLFLHSDTLKIEKDTANFERIKAFHHVRFYRTDMQGMCDSLVYTMQDSTVRLFNDPVLWAQQNQMVADTIGIETQNEAVRYLHFRGSSFLTAKEDTTFFNQIKGRNMLGHVKDNKLYKLDIKGNGETLYYPVDKEVIMGMNIAKSSNISILIENNKIDKIIFLKKPDGNMYPLFEVENEMKFLKDFQWLEEYQPKSKEDIFIWKEYTPIRKLNTSEKKPIKKGTL, from the coding sequence ATGCTTAGCAAAGCTAACCGATACATATTTACATTACTTACAGGCATTATCTGTCTGGCAAATCTTTCGTCATCTGCTCAAAAGAAATCGAAAGTTCTGATCAAAAATTCCGATGAGGTTCAGTTTGTAAGAAACTCAGATCCGGTTCTCAATAAGTTTTTAGGCAATGTTTTTATTACACATGGCGATATAAAAATGTATTGTGACAGTGCTTACCAATTCGAAAAACTAAACACTTTAGAGGCATTTGGAAATGTTCATATTATTAATGCCGACACCGTTCATATTTACGGAGACTACTTAAAATATTATGGCAATACCAAATTTGCTGAATTGAGAAATAACGTAAAACTGAAAAACAAATCGGTAACGGTTACTACGCAATTTCTTGATTTTGACATGAACGAAAGCGTAGGGTACTACTTTAACGGCGGAAAAATTGTTGACGCAGAAAATACTCTTACCAGTGATATTGGAAGGTATTATACAAAACAGGAACTGCTGTTTTTTAAAGATAGTGTAAAAGCTGTAACTACAGATTACACGCTATATTCAGATACTTTAAAATACAATACGGTTAGTAAGGTTGCTTTTATTCTAGGACCAACTAAAATTGTTGGAGAAAAAGAAACCTTATATTCGGAAGATGGCTGGTACAATACAGAATCAAATATCTCTCAATTCTTTAAAAATACAACTCTTGACAGTAAATCTTATCAAATTAAAGGTGATAGTATTTATTTGGACAGGAACAACGAACTTGCCCGTATCTTTAATAATGTTGAATTGCGCGACACAGTAAATAATTTAATATTGAAGGGCAATTATCTTGAAACGTTTAAGAATACAGAGGAGGCTCTAATAACCGATTCGGCAGTCTTTATTCAGATTACTGATAGAGATTCTCTTTTTCTTCATTCCGATACTCTAAAGATCGAAAAAGATACAGCCAATTTTGAACGGATTAAGGCTTTTCATCATGTAAGATTTTACCGTACGGATATGCAGGGAATGTGCGATTCATTAGTTTATACCATGCAGGATTCTACTGTCAGATTATTCAATGATCCTGTTCTTTGGGCCCAACAAAACCAGATGGTGGCTGATACAATTGGCATTGAAACCCAAAATGAAGCAGTTCGTTATCTGCATTTTAGAGGATCTTCCTTTTTAACAGCGAAAGAAGACACCACTTTTTTCAATCAGATAAAAGGTAGAAATATGCTCGGGCATGTTAAAGACAACAAACTTTACAAACTTGACATTAAAGGAAATGGGGAAACTTTATATTACCCTGTTGACAAGGAAGTAATTATGGGAATGAATATTGCCAAGAGCAGCAATATCAGTATTCTTATCGAAAACAATAAAATTGACAAAATTATCTTTCTTAAAAAGCCTGATGGAAATATGTATCCTTTATTCGAAGTTGAAAATGAAATGAAATTTCTTAAAGACTTTCAATGGCTTGAAGAATACCAGCCAAAATCAAAGGAAGACATATTTATCTGGAAAGAATATACGCCAATTCGAAAACTAAATACATCCGAAAAAAAACCAATAAAAAAAGGGACTTTATAA
- a CDS encoding DUF2795 domain-containing protein: MYWTLELATKLEDAPWPASKDELIDYAIRSGAPLEVIENLQEIEEEGEIFESIEDIWPDYPSKGDFLFNEDEY, encoded by the coding sequence ATGTACTGGACACTTGAATTAGCCACTAAACTAGAAGATGCACCTTGGCCTGCTTCCAAAGATGAATTAATTGATTACGCAATCCGTTCCGGAGCTCCTTTGGAAGTGATTGAAAACTTGCAGGAAATTGAGGAAGAAGGTGAAATTTTCGAAAGTATTGAAGATATTTGGCCTGATTATCCAAGTAAAGGAGATTTTCTATTCAACGAAGATGAGTACTAA
- a CDS encoding cob(I)yrinic acid a,c-diamide adenosyltransferase produces the protein MTKFKVYTKTGDSGTTGLIGGTRVPKHHLRLEAYGTVDELNSYIGLIRSHDIESKSKEILLEIQNKLFMIGSRLATDEEKSDLKEKLPIVEADILLLEKEMDRMDEELAELNNFVLPGGSLANGFCHVARTVCRRAERRANQLSNDVDINPLLLKYLNRLSDYLFVLSRKVLHDAGAGEIKWELDL, from the coding sequence ATGACTAAATTTAAAGTATATACAAAAACAGGTGATTCTGGTACCACAGGTTTGATTGGTGGAACAAGAGTTCCAAAGCATCACCTGCGATTGGAAGCCTATGGCACCGTTGATGAATTAAACTCTTATATTGGGTTGATTCGTTCACATGATATTGAATCTAAATCAAAAGAGATTTTGTTAGAGATTCAAAATAAATTGTTTATGATTGGTTCTAGGTTGGCAACCGATGAAGAAAAATCTGATTTAAAGGAGAAGTTACCTATTGTGGAAGCAGACATTCTTTTATTGGAAAAAGAGATGGATCGGATGGATGAAGAGTTGGCTGAACTTAATAATTTTGTATTACCGGGAGGTAGTTTGGCGAACGGGTTTTGTCATGTTGCAAGAACGGTATGCCGAAGGGCAGAACGCCGGGCAAATCAACTATCAAATGATGTAGATATAAATCCACTATTGTTGAAGTATTTAAATCGTCTTTCGGACTATTTATTCGTGCTTTCGCGTAAGGTTTTACATGATGCAGGGGCAGGTGAAATTAAATGGGAGCTTGACTTGTAA